From the Salinimicrobium tongyeongense genome, one window contains:
- a CDS encoding M61 family metallopeptidase: MHILFLFLLATSACFAQKNTYRISFENAEHHEANIQISFPSLEQDTLTVRMSRTSPGRYALHEFAKNVYGLKATNSKGEKLDITRPDPHSWAITGHDGQVNLEYILFGNRADGTYTQIDQTHAHLNIPATFMYSESLKQRPVEVIFDTRHFPHWKIATQLKQLGQNTFYAPNLYYFMDSPTEISNFDSREFEIDGQLIRFILHHPGTAQEFDEYWEKTREIVRQQKAIFGELPQFDFGKYTFLGCYMPQVSGDGMEHRNSTVLTSGTSLADGGMKGNIGTVAHEFFHAWNVERIRPQSLEPFDFTEANMSGLLWFAEGFTSYYTGLSLARAGIITPQAYAKGLNGTFNYVWNSPARQYFNPVEMSYQAPFVDAATSIDPVNRENTFISYYSYGSMLGLALDLQLRQKGQNLDAFMELVWEKYGEPEVPYDLQDLENALAAYAGKDFAENYFGKYIYSSEMPDYEQLLDQVGLRLKKGSENAFFGASVQKDDEGFYVSSNPKKNTPAYKAGLDEGDRILTVNGTTLEAENSWEDEFGQYKPGEQLKLEIERFGKKMHKTVILEADPAFAISIDEGAKPEAVAARKEWLSAK; this comes from the coding sequence ATGCATATTCTCTTTCTTTTTCTCCTGGCCACTTCAGCATGTTTTGCCCAGAAAAATACTTACCGTATTTCCTTCGAAAATGCCGAACACCACGAAGCCAACATCCAGATTTCCTTTCCCAGTCTCGAACAGGATACTTTGACCGTGCGAATGAGCCGCACCTCTCCCGGCCGATACGCCCTGCACGAATTCGCAAAAAACGTCTACGGCCTAAAGGCGACAAATTCTAAAGGTGAAAAACTCGACATTACAAGACCCGATCCCCACTCATGGGCGATTACCGGCCACGACGGACAGGTAAATCTTGAATATATTCTCTTCGGAAACCGCGCCGATGGCACTTATACGCAAATTGACCAGACCCACGCCCACCTTAATATTCCCGCTACTTTTATGTATTCAGAATCCCTGAAGCAAAGGCCTGTGGAAGTCATTTTTGACACCCGGCATTTTCCCCACTGGAAGATCGCCACTCAGCTGAAGCAACTCGGCCAAAACACCTTTTACGCCCCCAATCTTTATTATTTCATGGACAGCCCTACTGAAATCAGCAACTTTGACAGCAGGGAGTTTGAAATAGACGGGCAGCTGATACGGTTCATCCTGCACCACCCCGGCACCGCCCAGGAATTTGATGAATACTGGGAGAAGACCAGAGAAATAGTGAGGCAGCAAAAAGCCATTTTTGGAGAGTTGCCACAATTTGACTTCGGAAAATACACATTCTTGGGTTGTTATATGCCGCAGGTTTCAGGAGACGGCATGGAGCACCGCAACAGCACCGTGCTCACCAGCGGCACGAGCCTTGCCGATGGCGGCATGAAAGGAAATATTGGCACCGTAGCCCACGAATTTTTCCACGCCTGGAATGTGGAAAGGATACGCCCTCAATCTCTTGAACCCTTTGATTTTACTGAAGCCAATATGAGCGGCCTCCTCTGGTTTGCCGAAGGCTTCACCAGCTATTACACCGGCCTTAGCCTTGCCCGTGCCGGGATCATTACTCCTCAAGCTTATGCCAAAGGCCTCAACGGCACTTTTAACTACGTGTGGAATTCTCCCGCCCGCCAGTATTTTAATCCGGTTGAGATGAGCTATCAGGCTCCATTCGTTGACGCGGCGACTTCCATAGATCCCGTAAATCGCGAGAACACCTTTATTTCCTATTATTCCTACGGAAGCATGCTTGGCCTGGCACTCGACTTACAGCTGCGTCAAAAAGGCCAAAATTTAGATGCTTTTATGGAACTGGTGTGGGAAAAATACGGCGAACCCGAAGTTCCCTATGACCTGCAGGATCTGGAAAATGCCCTTGCCGCATATGCAGGAAAGGATTTTGCTGAAAATTACTTCGGAAAGTACATCTACAGCAGCGAAATGCCAGATTATGAGCAACTGCTTGACCAAGTTGGCCTCCGGCTGAAAAAAGGTTCCGAAAATGCCTTTTTTGGAGCCTCAGTTCAAAAAGATGACGAAGGTTTTTACGTAAGCAGCAACCCAAAAAAGAACACCCCTGCTTACAAAGCCGGCCTTGATGAAGGCGACAGGATATTGACAGTAAACGGCACTACTTTAGAAGCTGAAAACTCCTGGGAAGATGAATTTGGGCAATACAAACCGGGAGAGCAGCTAAAACTGGAAATTGAACGCTTCGGAAAAAAGATGCACAAAACTGTCATTTTAGAAGCCGATCCTGCTTTTGCGATCAGTATAGACGAAGGTGCAAAGCCCGAGGCTGTAGCTGCGAGAAAAGAATGGTTGTCAGCAAAATAA
- a CDS encoding FoF1 ATP synthase subunit delta/epsilon — MYLEIVTPEAVLLSAEVDSVSVPGVEGQFQMLNNHAPIVSVLSKGEIKVFTHSHPVNSEDLAKSFRRDSADSKILVLPVEGGVVEMKDNKVIVLAD; from the coding sequence ATGTACTTAGAAATAGTTACTCCTGAAGCGGTTTTGCTTAGCGCAGAAGTTGATTCTGTGAGCGTACCGGGAGTTGAAGGGCAGTTCCAGATGTTGAACAACCACGCTCCCATAGTTTCGGTGCTTTCCAAAGGGGAGATCAAAGTATTTACCCATTCTCATCCTGTAAATTCTGAAGACCTTGCCAAAAGCTTCAGAAGAGATTCAGCCGATAGTAAGATCCTTGTTCTTCCTGTAGAAGGCGGGGTGGTTGAGATGAAAGACAATAAAGTAATTGTCCTGGCCGATTAA